Proteins found in one Candidatus Poribacteria bacterium genomic segment:
- a CDS encoding dockerin type I domain-containing protein → MNKIRSILLFVMLGFFALFSTPAEEAKLSVIERLNARNFPSLFAAWAGCHYIPPDANWTERRHDLVWGHRIPEGRFEKIDGKIVLTGDVEAARERWSEHRRYNPNMIFLMDIPFSVAPLEGSKNTLFGEIFPDDWPFMIIHETGEEVLGFTGDHVNPQSRLIDFTHIEAQKVIVGMAKAVDDSEFFDGIFIDWWDETGLTLDGYRTLEEEFEARIHILQSIRDIVSDDFLIVVNGNHETAKHAAPYINGVLRETFRHAMPDDFEHLSMMWFEEGFRWVESECRVPQIPCFEAEGIGVQSPMSPENLQDMRCLTALYLTHSDGFFTYTMGVNLRDRQNHVHDSHWVGGPDHDDLHARSIVHEHHHEHYCYDFWYADLGRPIGEKFQLYEDREGLFIREFTNGWAVYNRSGEEQIVKLPVKSSGVESRITAIEHTIPDLDGEIYLKSTGEVADLNSDGVVNILDLVLVANAFGEATPDLNGDGVVNILDLVIVANNFTDN, encoded by the coding sequence ATGAATAAAATAAGGTCTATTTTACTATTTGTGATGCTTGGGTTTTTTGCCCTTTTTTCAACGCCTGCTGAAGAAGCAAAACTGTCGGTAATAGAACGCCTGAATGCGAGAAATTTCCCCTCACTTTTCGCGGCGTGGGCTGGGTGTCACTATATACCACCGGACGCAAATTGGACTGAAAGGCGACACGATTTGGTGTGGGGGCACCGTATCCCAGAAGGACGGTTTGAAAAAATTGATGGCAAGATTGTCCTCACTGGGGATGTTGAGGCTGCAAGAGAAAGGTGGTCAGAACACCGTCGGTATAACCCGAATATGATATTCCTCATGGATATTCCTTTCTCCGTTGCCCCACTCGAGGGTAGCAAAAACACATTATTTGGAGAAATTTTTCCAGATGATTGGCCTTTCATGATAATCCACGAAACAGGTGAGGAAGTTTTAGGGTTTACAGGTGATCACGTAAACCCACAGTCACGACTCATAGATTTCACACATATAGAGGCACAAAAAGTGATTGTCGGGATGGCGAAAGCCGTAGATGATAGTGAATTCTTTGACGGCATCTTTATTGATTGGTGGGATGAAACAGGTTTGACATTAGATGGTTACAGAACACTTGAGGAAGAATTTGAAGCACGTATACATATCCTGCAATCTATTCGGGATATAGTGAGCGATGATTTTCTGATTGTTGTCAATGGGAATCATGAAACTGCAAAGCATGCTGCCCCTTATATCAATGGTGTGCTGAGGGAGACGTTTCGTCATGCAATGCCTGATGACTTTGAACATCTTTCTATGATGTGGTTTGAGGAGGGTTTCCGCTGGGTTGAATCAGAGTGTCGCGTCCCACAGATACCGTGTTTTGAGGCAGAAGGGATTGGGGTTCAATCTCCGATGAGTCCTGAAAACCTACAGGATATGCGGTGCTTGACAGCATTGTATTTGACGCATTCGGACGGATTTTTTACTTACACGATGGGCGTTAATTTACGTGATAGACAGAATCACGTACATGATAGTCATTGGGTTGGTGGGCCTGACCATGATGACCTACACGCAAGAAGCATTGTTCATGAGCACCATCACGAGCATTACTGTTACGATTTTTGGTATGCCGATTTGGGTCGTCCGATCGGAGAGAAATTTCAACTTTATGAGGATAGAGAGGGGCTATTTATCCGTGAGTTCACTAACGGCTGGGCAGTCTATAATCGGAGTGGAGAAGAGCAGATTGTCAAACTTCCCGTCAAATCAAGTGGCGTGGAGAGTCGGATTACGGCTATCGAACATACAATCCCTGATTTAGATGGCGAGATCTACTTGAAAAGTACTGGCGAGGTTGCTGACCTCAACAGCGATGGGGTTGTCAACATACTGGATTTGGTATTGGTCGCCAATGCTTTCGGGGAAGCGACACCCGATCTCAACGGCGATGGCGTGGTGAATATCCTTGACCTCGTTATTGTCGCAAATAATTTCACTGACAATTGA
- a CDS encoding putative glycoside hydrolase, producing the protein MPHRRVLPTILMMSMQQRLQCFGVSVRGLMKSGMIFVNSNRTKIPRSASYVNGMYMETINSPSHGYTHQNLIEIEKHSSGASNIFKYFFSLIVLFVVISPVLGEFSVREKLDNRSMPSIFIPWGGVFVDRPELTDAQMIAYHDLFWSPEFELYFEIIDGKVELLGDFQEASRQQDELLRINPNMVFILQINMRGADPYSWHLKGLYTEGFPWITTGDGSQVLDSPPEHYVDFLIDFTHPKAQEIIIGQVIAVAESGLWNGVFFDFWNEKGIVLEGYRTYEAEQQARTDILQGIRETVSDDFLIIVNNTGKLKRATPYVNGIFMETFREDLKNYTHDGLKYLENILLWAEDNLREPQIICLEAEGIGAELPTSLNNRRELRKMTTLSLTHSEGYMTYTLGVQWGEPHPHIENYWEIHSESHDTLLHIHHHESYWNDFWSADLGQPIGERGQLYEGIDGLFIREFTNGWVVYNRSGKAQDIQLPMQGTGVESGITSITHTLPDLDGEIYLKQETEPSTDVNGDGVVNIQDLVIVANALGKAEPDLNGDGVVNIQDLVIVADNF; encoded by the coding sequence ATGCCACATAGAAGGGTGCTGCCTACTATACTTATGATGTCCATGCAGCAGCGATTACAATGCTTTGGCGTATCCGTGAGGGGGTTGATGAAGTCAGGGATGATTTTCGTTAACTCAAATCGCACCAAGATACCGCGTTCGGCATCCTACGTCAATGGGATGTACATGGAAACTATAAATTCTCCTTCACATGGTTATACCCACCAAAACCTTATTGAGATTGAAAAACACTCCTCTGGGGCAAGCAACATCTTTAAATACTTTTTCAGTTTGATAGTACTTTTTGTAGTGATTTCACCTGTATTAGGTGAGTTTTCGGTTAGAGAAAAACTTGATAATCGAAGTATGCCCTCTATTTTTATTCCGTGGGGTGGGGTTTTTGTGGATCGCCCTGAACTTACTGATGCACAGATGATAGCATATCACGATCTATTTTGGTCACCCGAATTTGAGCTCTATTTCGAGATAATAGATGGGAAGGTTGAACTTCTTGGAGATTTTCAAGAAGCGAGCAGACAACAGGATGAACTTCTCCGAATAAATCCGAATATGGTTTTCATTTTACAAATTAATATGAGAGGCGCGGATCCATACTCATGGCACCTAAAGGGGCTTTATACAGAAGGCTTTCCGTGGATCACAACCGGTGATGGGAGTCAAGTGTTAGATTCACCGCCGGAGCATTATGTTGACTTTCTCATAGATTTTACACATCCAAAAGCACAAGAAATTATTATTGGTCAGGTCATCGCTGTTGCTGAAAGCGGGTTATGGAACGGTGTTTTTTTCGATTTCTGGAATGAGAAAGGGATCGTCCTTGAAGGATACCGCACTTATGAGGCTGAACAACAGGCACGTACTGATATTTTACAGGGCATCCGTGAAACCGTGTCAGATGATTTTTTGATAATCGTCAATAATACCGGTAAACTCAAACGCGCCACGCCTTATGTAAATGGTATCTTCATGGAAACCTTCCGTGAAGATCTAAAAAACTACACACACGACGGACTTAAGTATCTTGAAAATATTTTACTTTGGGCGGAGGATAACCTTCGGGAACCACAAATAATTTGTTTGGAAGCGGAAGGTATTGGTGCTGAACTGCCCACAAGTCTGAATAATCGACGCGAGTTGAGAAAAATGACAACCCTAAGCTTAACGCATTCCGAAGGCTATATGACCTACACGCTTGGAGTACAGTGGGGTGAACCTCATCCACATATAGAAAACTATTGGGAGATTCACAGTGAATCACATGACACTTTGCTGCATATTCATCACCATGAAAGCTATTGGAATGATTTCTGGAGTGCTGATCTCGGTCAACCTATCGGTGAAAGGGGGCAACTCTACGAAGGGATTGATGGACTTTTTATTCGAGAGTTCACTAACGGCTGGGTGGTCTATAACCGTAGTGGGAAAGCACAAGATATCCAACTACCCATGCAAGGTACCGGCGTAGAAAGCGGTATCACAAGCATAACACATACTCTTCCCGATTTGGATGGCGAGATCTATCTGAAACAGGAAACCGAACCATCTACGGATGTCAATGGCGATGGTGTTGTGAATATACAAGATTTAGTGATAGTCGCGAATGCCCTTGGTAAAGCGGAGCCGGATCTGAATGGTGATGGCGTTGTGAATATACAAGATTTAGTGATTGTTGCAGATAATTTTTGA
- a CDS encoding phytanoyl-CoA dioxygenase family protein — MVELTRKDIEFFKTEGYLVKRNVLDPELMERARTRLWDGAPEGRKREDPETWIGPFTPEEENVDKSNNRRGFRWNFREPGGEGWMVQLLATDPNVWGMAEQLLGEGNLVQPERVRGIYCTLPYGDVPKKSIGCHVDAHPFHLGAVGYIDDVPPEGGGFTVWPGSHQVFYYDYHSQYKNEPTPQYDVDRERISRGPGIECHGNAGDIVFWHHRIGHAAGHNYSRQIRQAVLYDFRKTELERTQEEPPNEDMWRDWPGIKALENGSS, encoded by the coding sequence ATGGTTGAACTTACACGGAAAGACATCGAATTTTTCAAAACTGAAGGATACTTGGTCAAACGGAACGTCCTTGATCCAGAATTAATGGAACGCGCACGGACAAGACTCTGGGACGGTGCGCCCGAAGGACGTAAACGTGAGGATCCTGAAACTTGGATAGGTCCCTTCACGCCTGAAGAGGAAAACGTTGACAAAAGCAATAATCGCCGAGGTTTCCGCTGGAACTTCCGTGAGCCGGGTGGAGAGGGTTGGATGGTTCAACTCCTTGCCACCGATCCAAACGTCTGGGGAATGGCGGAGCAGCTTTTAGGCGAAGGGAACCTCGTACAACCAGAACGCGTTCGAGGTATTTACTGCACGCTGCCTTATGGAGATGTCCCTAAAAAATCAATCGGGTGTCATGTGGACGCGCACCCGTTTCATCTCGGAGCGGTCGGTTATATTGACGATGTACCCCCAGAGGGCGGTGGGTTTACTGTCTGGCCCGGGAGCCATCAAGTCTTCTATTACGATTACCATTCCCAATACAAGAACGAACCGACACCACAGTATGATGTTGACCGCGAACGTATCAGCAGAGGTCCAGGGATTGAATGCCACGGCAACGCTGGAGATATCGTTTTCTGGCACCATCGCATCGGACATGCTGCTGGACATAACTATTCACGGCAGATCCGGCAGGCGGTGCTATACGATTTCCGAAAGACAGAATTGGAACGGACGCAAGAGGAGCCGCCTAATGAGGACATGTGGCGGGATTGGCCCGGCATCAAGGCGTTAGAAAATGGTTCATCATAG
- a CDS encoding sugar phosphate isomerase/epimerase yields MIGISYHAGGMKDIPLNEVITILADAGYDAIEMMCGPEAHIPSGEVTDDLLKEVKTMVADSGLKVSVINPFTGGALYQLAAEDQQKAVDHYALLQDVAVALGAGGVNFLTGYGGDNGDAFAWRLLVDVLKPICRRAEELGITMNIHNHEATTIDASAKVTLLIEHVGSDALKSLNDITNFYHLGEDIAEVTEKLGPLTAHCHVKGVTGMYPYSTFLIPGEEGDELDFRTFAASLGKVGYDKYISVETFPHMRMEKAQIAHDMMAGTLKELGLR; encoded by the coding sequence GTGATTGGTATCTCTTATCATGCGGGTGGGATGAAGGACATTCCGCTAAACGAAGTCATCACAATTCTCGCCGATGCTGGCTATGATGCGATTGAGATGATGTGCGGTCCAGAAGCACATATTCCTTCTGGAGAAGTCACAGACGACTTGCTCAAAGAGGTCAAAACGATGGTAGCCGACAGTGGATTAAAGGTTTCTGTTATCAATCCGTTTACCGGAGGGGCGCTATACCAACTGGCAGCGGAAGATCAACAGAAAGCAGTTGACCACTACGCGCTTCTGCAAGATGTAGCAGTCGCACTTGGTGCAGGTGGTGTTAACTTTCTCACTGGCTACGGTGGTGATAACGGCGACGCATTCGCATGGCGGCTCCTTGTCGATGTGTTGAAACCGATCTGTCGTCGCGCGGAAGAACTCGGCATCACAATGAACATCCACAACCACGAGGCAACAACCATTGATGCGTCTGCAAAAGTAACGCTTCTGATTGAGCATGTCGGATCAGATGCGCTGAAGTCGCTTAACGACATCACGAATTTCTATCATCTCGGTGAGGACATCGCTGAGGTTACCGAAAAATTGGGACCGCTGACGGCGCATTGTCATGTGAAAGGCGTGACAGGCATGTATCCCTACAGCACCTTTCTGATTCCCGGTGAAGAAGGAGATGAATTGGATTTTCGGACCTTCGCAGCGAGTTTAGGGAAAGTGGGATACGATAAGTATATCTCGGTGGAGACGTTTCCGCACATGCGGATGGAGAAAGCGCAAATCGCGCATGATATGATGGCAGGAACATTGAAGGAATTGGGCTTGAGATAA
- a CDS encoding WD40 repeat domain-containing protein, whose translation MRETQPFGILLLFTCAVFDVILLLVAESVIFPLLLRDAPYLPKAYAQTYTHLATFKEPSNHGRWQGVNAIAFSPDGQTLATGIAQEAHLWNVDTGKHLSTFKGHTGPVHAIAFSPDGKTLASVSRDRERSSTHPTILWDPSVPIQKIAHYQMAPYTIRLWDIKTVTSRLTFTEFISPLTALEFSPDSAKLLIASQNGVIDVCDSATGRRELYSFGLFAHDRILNSIGTIAYAAALSDKIITRWIWKVNSFMPRRIPEKEVYRRFSIEQWFTHFRFVGEPAIGLNTGKEGSLFFLIPDTYRVSALAFSPDGKILASGGQDREVRLYDVATAKIQLWDTDTGQLLHIFNSPGGWVNLLTFSPDGNTLASVGKRWWNKIFIWDMENYRLLSIITTGNREIKALQFAPDSITLASAHNDGAVHLWDITGRTKE comes from the coding sequence ATGAGAGAGACACAACCGTTCGGAATTCTTTTACTCTTCACCTGTGCAGTATTTGATGTGATTTTACTCCTTGTTGCGGAGAGCGTCATATTTCCGCTATTATTACGAGATGCTCCATATTTACCCAAAGCGTATGCCCAAACTTACACACATCTTGCCACGTTCAAAGAGCCGTCCAATCATGGAAGATGGCAAGGCGTAAATGCAATTGCTTTTTCACCCGATGGACAAACGCTCGCGACCGGTATAGCACAAGAAGCGCATCTGTGGAATGTTGATACTGGTAAGCATCTGTCCACCTTTAAAGGACATACCGGGCCGGTTCATGCCATAGCGTTCTCACCGGATGGCAAAACATTGGCGAGTGTGAGTCGGGATAGAGAACGGAGCAGTACCCATCCAACGATCTTATGGGATCCTTCCGTACCCATACAGAAGATAGCGCATTATCAGATGGCACCTTATACGATTCGGTTGTGGGATATCAAAACCGTTACTTCACGATTGACTTTTACAGAGTTCATTTCACCGCTTACTGCGTTAGAATTTTCTCCAGATAGTGCCAAACTCCTGATCGCCAGTCAAAATGGTGTTATTGATGTATGTGACAGTGCCACTGGTCGCCGTGAGTTGTATAGTTTTGGCCTGTTCGCGCACGACAGGATTCTTAACAGTATTGGAACGATTGCGTATGCTGCCGCATTGAGTGATAAAATCATTACGCGTTGGATTTGGAAAGTTAATAGTTTCATGCCGCGTCGGATCCCGGAAAAAGAGGTATATCGCCGCTTTTCGATAGAACAGTGGTTTACTCACTTCCGATTTGTAGGTGAACCTGCTATTGGATTGAATACTGGTAAGGAAGGTTCTCTATTCTTCCTTATACCAGATACCTATCGGGTCAGTGCCCTGGCATTTTCACCAGACGGTAAAATTCTCGCCAGTGGCGGTCAAGACAGAGAAGTTCGGTTATACGATGTTGCTACTGCGAAAATCCAACTGTGGGATACTGACACCGGACAGTTGCTTCATATATTCAATAGCCCGGGGGGATGGGTCAATCTGTTAACTTTTTCGCCAGATGGCAATACGCTTGCCAGTGTCGGTAAGCGTTGGTGGAACAAGATTTTCATCTGGGACATGGAGAATTATCGTTTGCTCTCTATCATCACGACTGGTAATAGAGAAATAAAAGCGTTGCAGTTTGCCCCTGATAGTATCACACTTGCCAGTGCGCACAACGACGGGGCCGTACACCTATGGGATATAACAGGAAGAACGAAAGAGTGA
- a CDS encoding RRXRR domain-containing protein, with amino-acid sequence MFVPVRTKDGQQLMPLHAARARKLVKRGEATPYVNNGIYCIRLNKEPSDRNTQEIAVGVDPGSKKEGFSTKSAAHTYLNVQADAHNQVGKKVAKRRELRRSRRSRKCPNRKQRTNRLANKQRIPAGTRARWDWKLRILDWLSKLFPVTHVCVEDIKARTIAHAKKWNTSFSPLEVGKQWFYSEIEKRWELLLLQGYETQELRDKLGLKKSSKKSSEDFDAHCVDSWCLAHYTVGGTSSVDNKAVMCISPIPIARRNLHREQYKKGGIRSRYGGTVLCKGLVKNTLVKHIKYGLTRLAGLNAKGLFSLYSLDGKRLTTGAKRMDFKVLRKLNFNYRIGHFSPS; translated from the coding sequence ATGTTTGTGCCTGTTAGAACCAAAGACGGACAACAACTCATGCCACTACACGCCGCACGCGCCAGAAAACTCGTCAAGCGTGGCGAAGCAACACCCTACGTAAATAATGGCATATATTGTATCCGTCTCAACAAAGAACCGTCTGATAGGAATACACAAGAGATTGCTGTCGGTGTTGATCCCGGTAGCAAGAAAGAAGGCTTTAGCACCAAATCGGCAGCACACACCTACTTGAATGTGCAAGCAGACGCCCATAATCAAGTGGGTAAGAAAGTCGCAAAGCGTCGCGAGTTGCGTAGAAGTAGACGTTCACGGAAGTGTCCGAACCGCAAGCAGAGAACCAACCGTCTCGCGAACAAGCAGCGTATACCTGCTGGCACCCGCGCACGCTGGGACTGGAAACTTCGCATCCTTGATTGGTTATCAAAACTGTTTCCTGTGACGCATGTCTGTGTTGAGGATATCAAAGCAAGAACGATAGCACATGCCAAGAAGTGGAATACCTCTTTTAGTCCACTTGAAGTTGGCAAACAGTGGTTCTATAGCGAAATCGAAAAACGGTGGGAGTTGCTGCTGCTTCAGGGCTACGAAACGCAAGAGCTTCGTGATAAACTCGGACTCAAGAAGTCATCGAAGAAGTCATCTGAAGACTTTGATGCACATTGTGTCGATAGTTGGTGCTTGGCACATTATACTGTCGGTGGCACCAGCAGTGTAGACAACAAAGCAGTGATGTGTATATCACCGATCCCTATAGCAAGGCGCAATCTGCATAGAGAACAATACAAAAAGGGCGGCATTCGTTCAAGATATGGGGGCACTGTGCTGTGTAAGGGTTTAGTAAAGAATACCCTTGTTAAGCATATCAAATACGGATTAACAAGGTTAGCAGGGCTCAACGCCAAAGGTTTGTTTTCTCTCTACAGTTTGGATGGAAAACGACTCACAACGGGTGCAAAACGAATGGACTTCAAAGTCCTAAGAAAACTAAACTTTAATTATAGGATCGGGCATTTCTCCCCCAGCTAA
- a CDS encoding WD40 repeat domain-containing protein: MEKIDLFQNSIESELPPGLKLRLSKGEVTDIAFSPDGTRLAAGGDGRIWIYDTDSGAQFAMLSGYTERVRALAFAPDNTVLASGSEDNTLRLWDTATARETLTLAGDSNLVQALASSSPDGVPLPGWDPRTERLLASATEAPGRIRSLAFSPDGTTLASGSGDGKIRLWEVETGRFLSTFTAHDGLVLTLAFSPRGKVLASGGSDTLVRLWDVDSERVLSILRGHTDSVDTVAFSRDGELLASGGRDRHIQLWNVGTDALMSAFPITEGAIRELIFSTDSQKLLCVTQEGTLLIRE; the protein is encoded by the coding sequence ATGGAAAAAATAGACTTGTTCCAGAACAGCATTGAATCTGAGTTGCCACCGGGACTCAAATTGAGGCTGAGTAAAGGTGAAGTGACGGACATCGCATTCTCACCAGACGGCACCCGACTCGCCGCAGGCGGTGATGGTCGTATCTGGATATATGATACGGATAGTGGTGCGCAATTTGCGATGCTCTCAGGTTATACGGAACGGGTGCGCGCATTGGCATTCGCGCCAGATAATACCGTACTCGCGAGTGGCAGTGAAGACAATACACTTCGCCTATGGGATACCGCGACTGCTCGTGAGACATTGACGCTCGCCGGAGATTCCAATTTAGTACAAGCATTAGCCTCCTCATCGCCGGATGGCGTTCCGCTTCCGGGATGGGATCCGCGCACTGAACGGTTGCTTGCCAGTGCAACTGAAGCTCCAGGACGTATTAGGAGTTTGGCATTTTCACCGGATGGCACAACGCTTGCAAGTGGTAGCGGAGACGGTAAGATTCGATTATGGGAAGTTGAGACGGGTAGGTTTTTGTCAACCTTCACGGCACATGATGGACTTGTTTTGACGCTCGCGTTTTCGCCACGAGGTAAAGTGCTGGCGAGTGGTGGTTCGGACACACTTGTTCGATTGTGGGATGTGGATAGCGAACGTGTGCTATCTATCTTAAGGGGACATACTGACTCGGTCGATACTGTCGCATTTTCTCGCGATGGCGAACTGCTTGCAAGTGGCGGCAGGGATCGGCACATTCAACTATGGAATGTCGGCACTGATGCCCTTATGTCCGCGTTTCCCATCACAGAAGGTGCTATCCGTGAGTTGATCTTTTCGACAGATAGCCAAAAACTTCTATGCGTGACACAGGAAGGAACGCTCCTTATAAGGGAATGA